From a region of the Salinispira pacifica genome:
- the nfo gene encoding deoxyribonuclease IV: MKYTGAHVSAAGGVYKAPARAAEISANAMAIFTKNQKRWSAPPLKKEDVDQFKSEQERLGIRSDQIMPHASYLINLGNPDPEKRKKSYEAFLDEMQRVEQLGLTLLNFHPGAHLKQTDEAECVRKVAQGINAALGETRTAVAVVENTAGQGSWIGYRFEHLRDIIALVDQPSRVGVCLDTCHTHAGGYDLSTAESCETVFEEFGRVVGFDMLKGMHLNDSQSEWNSRVDRHASLGDGTIGLDAFRYIMSDPRFDNIPLILETPEPNRWAEEIELLRSFAE; this comes from the coding sequence ATGAAATATACCGGAGCACATGTGAGTGCCGCAGGCGGAGTGTACAAGGCACCGGCCAGGGCGGCGGAAATATCAGCAAATGCCATGGCAATCTTCACCAAGAACCAGAAACGCTGGAGCGCTCCCCCGCTGAAAAAAGAGGATGTAGACCAGTTCAAAAGCGAACAGGAGCGTCTGGGCATCCGAAGCGATCAGATAATGCCTCATGCGTCCTACCTCATTAACCTCGGGAACCCGGATCCCGAAAAACGGAAGAAATCATATGAAGCATTTCTGGATGAGATGCAGCGGGTGGAACAGCTGGGACTGACCCTGTTGAACTTTCATCCCGGCGCTCACTTGAAGCAGACCGATGAGGCCGAGTGCGTCAGGAAGGTTGCCCAGGGCATCAACGCCGCGTTGGGGGAAACCCGGACTGCCGTGGCAGTGGTGGAAAACACCGCAGGGCAGGGCAGCTGGATCGGCTACCGCTTTGAACATCTCCGGGATATTATCGCCCTTGTGGACCAGCCCTCCCGGGTTGGCGTCTGTCTGGACACCTGCCATACCCACGCCGGAGGCTACGACCTGAGCACTGCCGAATCTTGTGAGACCGTGTTCGAAGAATTTGGAAGGGTCGTGGGGTTCGATATGCTCAAAGGCATGCACCTGAACGACAGCCAATCGGAATGGAACAGCAGAGTGGACCGCCACGCATCCCTGGGTGACGGCACCATCGGCCTGGACGCATTCCGCTATATTATGAGCGATCCCCGCTTCGACAACATCCCCCTCATCCTGGAAACCCCCGAACCCAATCGCTGGGCGGAGGAAATCGAACTTCTGCGCTCCTTCGCAGAATAA
- a CDS encoding IS5 family transposase (programmed frameshift) has protein sequence MYRTEDKTQLSFEDFYLPFGGKLNPNNRWVQLADLIPWEDLEAEYASQFAIESGQGAPAIRFRTALGALIIKEKLGITDEETVEQIRETPYLQYLIGMQGYQDETPFDPSMMVHFRKRISMDMITHANELIIAEERKKTEDDTEAEKEENPEVENNGKLLIDATCVPGDIRYPTDLSILNESREKLETIIDVLHAKRAKGATKPRTYRQKARKDFLAVIKKRRASKNKMRKAIRKQLGYIRRNLRHIEQLAAGVGLKSLSRKQYRNMLVISEVFRQQALMYESKDHRISGRIVSISQPHIRPIVRGKAGTPVEFGMKISSANIDGYMFIDRCSWDPYNESGDLVMQAEKYRHRYGVYPESIHADQIYRTRGNRNWCKERGIRLSGPPLGRPPKDRGENRERKKLARQDELDRIAVEGTFGRAKRRYSMGRLMTKLAETSESQVAMIMLVMNLEKIRKDLFYVFIIAMLRSRKITKSHFPVVLGYGNMAA, from the exons ATGTATAGAACTGAGGACAAAACGCAGCTTTCATTTGAAGATTTCTATCTCCCATTTGGAGGCAAACTGAACCCCAATAACCGCTGGGTTCAGCTTGCTGATTTAATTCCCTGGGAAGATTTAGAAGCAGAATACGCCTCACAGTTTGCTATCGAAAGCGGGCAAGGCGCTCCGGCGATCCGTTTCCGTACAGCATTGGGTGCCCTGATTATAAAGGAAAAATTAGGAATTACAGATGAGGAAACCGTGGAGCAGATTCGTGAGACGCCTTACCTGCAATATCTCATCGGAATGCAGGGGTACCAAGATGAGACTCCTTTTGATCCATCAATGATGGTCCATTTCAGAAAGCGAATCAGCATGGACATGATCACTCACGCAAATGAATTGATTATTGCCGAAGAACGT AAAAAAACTGAAGATGATACGGAAGCTGAAAAAGAAGAAAATCCTGAGGTAGAAAACAACGGAAAGCTTCTGATTGATGCCACCTGCGTACCCGGTGATATTCGATATCCCACCGATCTTTCGATTTTAAACGAGAGCCGGGAAAAACTGGAAACCATCATAGACGTTCTTCACGCAAAACGGGCCAAGGGGGCGACAAAACCCCGAACCTACCGGCAGAAAGCGCGAAAGGATTTTTTGGCGGTCATCAAAAAGCGCAGAGCAAGCAAGAACAAGATGCGCAAGGCAATACGCAAGCAGCTGGGGTACATACGCCGTAATCTCCGGCATATAGAGCAATTAGCAGCAGGTGTCGGTTTGAAAAGCCTGTCACGGAAACAGTACCGGAATATGCTGGTTATCTCGGAAGTCTTTCGCCAGCAGGCACTGATGTATGAATCCAAAGATCATCGAATATCGGGCCGGATTGTGAGTATCTCCCAACCCCATATTCGACCCATCGTCAGGGGAAAAGCCGGTACCCCGGTTGAGTTCGGCATGAAGATTTCATCCGCCAATATTGACGGGTACATGTTTATCGATCGCTGTTCATGGGATCCATACAACGAGTCTGGTGATTTAGTCATGCAGGCTGAAAAGTACAGGCACAGATATGGTGTGTATCCGGAATCAATACACGCCGATCAGATTTACCGCACCAGGGGCAACCGGAATTGGTGCAAGGAACGGGGAATCAGATTATCCGGTCCGCCGCTTGGTCGTCCACCGAAAGATCGTGGTGAAAATCGGGAACGAAAGAAGCTGGCTCGTCAGGATGAGCTGGATAGAATAGCTGTCGAAGGGACATTTGGCAGAGCAAAACGACGGTACTCAATGGGTCGTTTAATGACAAAGCTTGCTGAGACCAGTGAATCGCAGGTGGCCATGATCATGCTGGTGATGAACCTGGAAAAGATTCGGAAGGATCTTTTTTACGTCTTTATCATAGCTATGCTACGCAGCCGAAAAATTACGAAGTCTCATTTCCCCGTGGTATTGGGGTATGGTAATATGGCAGCATAG
- a CDS encoding type II toxin-antitoxin system RelE/ParE family toxin produces MESAVVLEDLRIPPGNKLEALRGDRKGQHSIRVNDQWRICFRWENGHAYDVEFCDYHRGVVL; encoded by the coding sequence ATTGAAAGCGCTGTTGTACTTGAGGATCTCAGAATACCCCCGGGCAATAAGCTCGAGGCATTAAGAGGTGATCGTAAAGGACAGCATTCAATACGGGTTAATGATCAATGGCGCATATGCTTCCGTTGGGAAAATGGACATGCATATGATGTGGAATTCTGTGATTATCATCGAGGTGTTGTGCTATGA
- a CDS encoding DUF4864 domain-containing protein, with product MKKQTIYALAAGISLFTLLSCMTGPLRNLHQYYPDPDLDPAKVVDIQLQALQHNNDSNDGIEIVYRFAAPANKASTGPLPRFIRLFESRQFAPMLGSEEIELLDFRIQDDIALQGTRVQGRDGRDRFYLFILQKQGGGEFENCWMTIAVQQFSGELPGPEFSTESQSV from the coding sequence ATGAAGAAGCAGACCATATACGCCCTGGCTGCGGGCATCAGTCTCTTCACCCTGCTTTCCTGCATGACCGGCCCGCTGCGGAATTTACATCAATATTATCCCGATCCGGATCTGGATCCTGCCAAAGTTGTGGATATTCAGCTGCAGGCCCTTCAACATAATAATGATTCCAACGACGGCATAGAGATCGTCTACCGCTTCGCCGCCCCCGCCAACAAAGCGAGCACCGGCCCCCTTCCCCGCTTTATCCGCCTGTTTGAAAGCCGGCAATTTGCTCCCATGCTGGGATCAGAGGAGATTGAACTGCTGGATTTCCGGATTCAGGATGATATCGCCCTGCAGGGCACCCGGGTGCAGGGCAGAGACGGCAGAGACCGGTTTTATCTTTTCATCCTCCAGAAGCAGGGCGGCGGTGAGTTTGAGAATTGCTGGATGACCATCGCAGTACAGCAGTTTTCCGGAGAACTGCCCGGTCCTGAGTTTTCAACGGAATCCCAATCAGTATAG
- a CDS encoding HigA family addiction module antitoxin — protein MQYRKGDRKITADTALRLAKYFGNSADFWLGIQDEYDLRR, from the coding sequence ATTCAATATAGAAAAGGTGATCGGAAGATCACCGCGGATACTGCCCTGCGCCTGGCCAAGTATTTCGGGAACTCCGCTGATTTCTGGCTTGGAATTCAGGATGAATATGATCTGAGGCGGTAG
- a CDS encoding barstar family protein: MYEEIKKAIGRDPWINTINFSKDAFFSTLYRINQESNDFGVYWLFGHKMQTKKDFYNVFSASLQFPDYFNDNWDSFEECMFDLEWLKYKSRVIGIVESDKILTQETYCEREIFFDVLKSIISNYNSSFREISKKSTFFNIFLQCESLSMGEQIFPRIIL; the protein is encoded by the coding sequence ATGTATGAAGAAATCAAAAAGGCGATCGGCAGAGATCCATGGATTAATACTATTAATTTTTCTAAGGATGCTTTTTTCAGTACTCTCTATCGAATCAATCAAGAATCAAATGATTTTGGAGTATACTGGCTATTTGGTCATAAAATGCAGACGAAGAAGGACTTTTACAATGTATTCTCAGCGTCTTTACAGTTTCCAGATTATTTTAACGATAATTGGGACTCGTTTGAAGAATGCATGTTTGACCTAGAATGGTTGAAATATAAATCAAGGGTTATTGGAATAGTCGAATCTGATAAAATACTCACTCAGGAAACTTATTGTGAACGTGAAATATTTTTTGATGTTTTAAAGTCAATAATTAGTAATTATAATTCTAGCTTTAGAGAAATTAGCAAAAAAAGTACTTTTTTTAATATATTTCTCCAATGTGAATCTTTGTCTATGGGTGAACAGATTTTTCCAAGAATTATTCTTTGA
- a CDS encoding SurA N-terminal domain-containing protein: MPSKKHDIKNSEEKVQTSAMRHPALYVLSIIILVVVVVAFVAGPILGRSAGGAQGELVFGTYKGKDIEYAAGTYFARAYENQLQQVQQQVNEEGGDLGIQQIYTAFRNAYDSTIFRYGILDKAQKANVLVSATEVTRTLASSPRFQDEDGNFSAQLLQEALSQQPNLKEEVRKDLIFDQAQQDILMDSQLTENEIEFISQMGRERRIFDIVSYSFSEYPDSQAAVFLEENPELFRSVELSSITVGSQADAEEILERLNSSDGVFEEIAQANSSDVYAAEGGSRGVVWYYDIRRDFEDEDAADILFDLEEGQISEIFKLRNDRFAVYRADGPVREAEAGDQNALEQVKGYVLSLERGQVSDYFRTEAEAFIERSAEIGWASAVAEAGVEPVTTSPVAINYGDIPLYPTLQSASSGILTGASSRESLFTEIFSLEQNELSSAIELRDKIVVMRFVEPVTADSQQDSFMDLYIPYLAQDYLVAELQREFKDPANLEDNFDRVFQQTFLGNQN; encoded by the coding sequence ATGCCCTCCAAGAAACACGATATTAAGAACTCTGAAGAAAAGGTGCAGACTTCCGCAATGCGCCATCCGGCACTGTATGTGCTTTCCATTATTATTCTGGTGGTTGTTGTCGTAGCGTTTGTCGCAGGTCCCATTCTGGGCCGCAGTGCCGGTGGAGCCCAGGGTGAACTGGTATTCGGTACGTATAAAGGCAAGGATATTGAGTATGCTGCCGGCACGTATTTCGCCCGGGCCTATGAGAATCAGCTGCAGCAGGTTCAGCAGCAGGTGAACGAGGAAGGCGGCGATTTGGGAATTCAGCAGATTTACACTGCATTCCGCAACGCCTACGATTCCACCATTTTCCGCTACGGTATTCTGGATAAGGCTCAGAAAGCGAATGTACTGGTTTCCGCCACTGAGGTTACCCGGACATTGGCCTCTTCACCCCGGTTTCAGGATGAAGACGGGAATTTTTCCGCCCAGCTCCTCCAGGAGGCACTGAGTCAGCAGCCGAATCTCAAGGAAGAGGTACGGAAGGATCTCATTTTTGACCAGGCTCAGCAGGATATTCTCATGGACAGTCAGCTCACCGAGAATGAGATTGAATTTATCAGTCAGATGGGAAGAGAGCGCAGAATTTTCGATATTGTGAGCTACAGTTTTTCCGAGTATCCCGACAGCCAGGCTGCAGTTTTCCTGGAAGAAAATCCGGAGCTTTTCAGAAGTGTTGAGCTTTCATCCATCACTGTCGGGTCCCAGGCGGATGCAGAAGAGATTCTTGAACGGCTGAATTCCTCAGACGGGGTGTTCGAAGAGATTGCCCAGGCAAACAGCAGCGATGTGTATGCGGCAGAGGGCGGTTCCCGGGGCGTGGTGTGGTATTACGATATCCGCCGTGATTTCGAAGATGAGGATGCCGCAGATATTCTTTTTGATCTGGAAGAGGGTCAGATCAGCGAGATTTTCAAACTGAGAAACGACAGGTTTGCCGTGTATCGGGCCGACGGTCCGGTGCGTGAAGCCGAGGCGGGAGATCAGAATGCACTTGAACAGGTGAAGGGATATGTACTTTCCCTGGAGCGCGGCCAGGTTTCCGACTATTTCCGAACCGAAGCGGAGGCGTTTATTGAACGCAGCGCAGAGATCGGCTGGGCAAGCGCAGTAGCTGAAGCAGGCGTAGAGCCGGTTACCACCAGCCCTGTGGCCATCAACTACGGCGATATTCCCCTCTACCCCACTCTTCAGAGCGCAAGTTCTGGAATTCTCACCGGCGCTTCCAGCCGGGAGAGCCTGTTCACAGAGATTTTCTCCCTGGAACAGAACGAGCTGAGTTCTGCCATTGAACTGCGGGATAAAATTGTGGTGATGCGTTTCGTTGAGCCTGTTACCGCAGACAGTCAGCAGGACAGTTTCATGGATCTTTACATTCCCTATCTGGCACAGGATTATCTGGTGGCCGAATTGCAGAGGGAGTTCAAGGATCCTGCCAATCTTGAAGACAACTTCGATAGAGTGTTCCAGCAGACGTTCCTAGGAAATCAGAATTGA
- a CDS encoding HigA family addiction module antitoxin: protein MSEQIEYSNELIELTTPGEVLKEDFLDAMGVTAYELAKRIDVDPMRISRIINGTRKITADTAIRFSIFFGTSAEYWINLQSLYDLDIAKEKHQDEYNKIHPKAS, encoded by the coding sequence ATGAGTGAACAGATTGAATATAGTAATGAGCTGATTGAACTCACCACCCCAGGAGAAGTGCTCAAGGAAGACTTTCTTGATGCCATGGGTGTGACTGCATATGAATTAGCAAAAAGGATCGATGTTGATCCGATGAGAATTTCCAGAATTATAAACGGAACTCGAAAAATCACCGCCGACACAGCAATTCGCTTTTCCATATTTTTCGGCACATCTGCAGAATACTGGATCAACCTGCAGTCGCTTTATGATTTGGACATTGCAAAAGAAAAACATCAGGATGAGTATAATAAAATACATCCTAAGGCATCTTGA
- a CDS encoding DUF1847 domain-containing protein, translating into MQCTYCSRKSCRTPESCGLEAFDRDAVVEKYHTEENQQRIRAAARLVDGGRAGTLNRLEETMEFAKDMGYERIGLAYCYGKEAEAVDVQRRMRSAGLEVSAVSCTTGAMSQESLNDLSTLPGVSCNPLSQAAQLNSEGAQLAVLYGLCMGHDILFTREFSGDVTTLWVKDRRAS; encoded by the coding sequence ATGCAGTGCACCTATTGCAGCCGAAAGAGCTGCAGAACCCCCGAGAGCTGCGGGCTGGAGGCATTTGACCGGGACGCCGTTGTTGAAAAATATCATACAGAAGAAAATCAGCAACGAATCCGGGCCGCAGCACGGCTGGTTGACGGCGGAAGGGCGGGCACCCTGAACCGCCTTGAGGAAACCATGGAATTCGCAAAAGATATGGGCTATGAGCGTATCGGTCTGGCATACTGCTACGGCAAGGAAGCAGAGGCCGTGGATGTACAGCGCCGCATGAGGTCAGCTGGACTTGAGGTGAGCGCAGTTTCATGCACCACAGGGGCAATGAGCCAGGAATCTCTGAATGATCTGAGTACCCTTCCCGGTGTAAGCTGCAACCCCCTTAGCCAGGCTGCCCAGCTCAATTCCGAAGGGGCGCAGTTGGCGGTGCTCTACGGTCTGTGCATGGGCCACGATATTCTGTTTACCCGGGAATTTTCCGGGGATGTTACCACGCTGTGGGTGAAGGACCGCAGGGCGTCCTGA
- a CDS encoding IS5 family transposase (programmed frameshift), which produces MYRTEDKTQLSFEDFYLPFGGKLNPNNRWVQLADLIPWEDLEAEYASQFAIESGQGAPAIRFRTALGALIIKEKLGITDEETVEQIRETPYLQYLIGMQGYQDETPFDPSMMVHFRKRISMDMITHANELIIAEERKKTEDDTEAEKEENPEVENNGKLLIDATCVPGDIRYPTDLSILNESREKLETIIDVLHAKRAKGATKPRTYRQKARKDFLAVIKKRRASKNKMRKAIRKQLGYIRRNLRHIEQLATVVGLNSLSRQQYRNMLVISEVFRQQALMYESKDHRMSGRIVSISQPHIRPIVRGKAGTPVEFGMKISSANIDGYMFIDRCSWDPYNESGDLVMQAEKYRHRYGVYPASIHADQIYRTRDNRNWCKERGIRLSGPPLGRPPKDRGENRERKKLARQDELDRIAVEGTFGRAKRRYSMGRLMTKLAETSESQVAMIMLVMNLEKIRKDLFYVFIIAMLRSRKITKSHFPVVLGYGNMAA; this is translated from the exons ATGTATAGAACTGAGGACAAAACGCAGCTTTCATTTGAAGATTTCTATCTCCCATTTGGAGGCAAACTGAACCCCAATAACCGCTGGGTTCAGCTTGCTGATTTAATTCCCTGGGAAGATTTAGAAGCAGAATACGCCTCACAGTTTGCTATCGAAAGCGGGCAAGGCGCTCCGGCGATCCGTTTCCGTACAGCATTGGGTGCCCTGATTATAAAGGAAAAATTAGGAATTACAGATGAGGAAACCGTGGAGCAGATTCGTGAGACGCCTTACCTGCAATATCTCATCGGAATGCAGGGGTACCAAGATGAGACTCCTTTTGATCCATCAATGATGGTCCATTTCAGAAAGCGAATCAGCATGGACATGATCACTCACGCAAATGAATTGATTATTGCCGAAGAACGT AAAAAAACTGAAGATGATACGGAAGCTGAAAAAGAAGAAAATCCTGAGGTAGAAAACAACGGAAAGCTTCTGATTGATGCCACCTGCGTACCCGGTGATATTCGATATCCCACCGATCTTTCGATTTTAAACGAGAGCCGGGAAAAACTGGAAACCATCATAGACGTTCTTCACGCAAAACGGGCCAAGGGGGCGACAAAACCCCGAACCTACCGGCAGAAAGCGCGAAAGGATTTTTTGGCGGTCATCAAAAAGCGCAGAGCAAGCAAGAACAAGATGCGCAAGGCAATACGCAAGCAGCTGGGGTACATACGCCGTAATCTCCGGCATATAGAGCAATTAGCGACGGTAGTCGGCTTGAATAGCCTGTCTCGGCAGCAGTACCGGAATATGCTGGTGATCTCGGAAGTCTTTCGCCAGCAGGCACTGATGTATGAATCCAAAGATCATCGAATGTCAGGCCGGATCGTGAGCATATCCCAACCCCATATTCGCCCCATAGTCAGGGGAAAAGCCGGAACCCCGGTTGAGTTCGGCATGAAGATTTCATCCGCCAATATTGACGGGTACATGTTTATCGATCGCTGTTCATGGGATCCATACAACGAGTCTGGTGATTTAGTCATGCAGGCTGAAAAGTACAGGCACAGATATGGCGTGTATCCGGCATCAATACACGCCGATCAGATTTACCGCACCAGGGATAACCGAAATTGGTGCAAGGAACGGGGAATCAGATTATCCGGTCCGCCGCTTGGTCGGCCACCGAAAGATCGTGGTGAAAATCGGGAACGAAAGAAGCTGGCTCGTCAGGATGAGCTGGATAGAATAGCTGTCGAAGGGACATTTGGCAGAGCAAAACGACGGTACTCAATGGGTCGTTTAATGACAAAGCTTGCTGAGACCAGTGAATCGCAGGTGGCCATGATCATGCTGGTGATGAACCTGGAAAAGATTCGGAAGGATCTTTTTTACGTCTTTATCATAGCTATGCTACGCAGCCGAAAAATTACGAAGTCTCATTTCCCCGTGGTATTGGGGTATGGTAATATGGCAGCATAG
- a CDS encoding ribonuclease domain-containing protein — MSDSSSKASSSSSSDQDRGTGSNPDPDDDDDIPQNARRTLESIDETGRAPDGHKGGQQFGNREGKLPSTDGNGNNIQYREWDVNQRQPRINRGQERLVTGSDGSAYYTGDHYNSFIQIR, encoded by the coding sequence ATGTCTGATAGCTCATCTAAAGCTTCTTCGTCGAGTTCTTCTGATCAGGATCGTGGAACTGGTAGTAATCCCGATCCCGATGATGACGATGACATCCCGCAGAATGCTCGCAGGACGTTGGAGTCAATTGATGAAACTGGAAGAGCTCCTGATGGCCATAAGGGAGGCCAGCAATTTGGAAATCGTGAAGGTAAATTACCCTCAACTGATGGAAACGGAAATAATATCCAATATAGAGAGTGGGATGTAAATCAAAGACAGCCTAGAATAAATCGTGGCCAAGAACGATTAGTAACAGGTAGCGATGGAAGTGCATATTATACTGGAGATCACTACAATTCATTTATTCAAATAAGGTAG
- a CDS encoding nucleotidyltransferase domain-containing protein: MNAAMRDRQDIVNKIKESLVKVYNPSSIYIFVSYAWGTPDEDSDLDFAVIVPDSDLTMAERIRLSYKDLWGIGIPTDILVYTESEIQERLQYKSSLQYKIIHEGSKIYEAA, translated from the coding sequence ATGAATGCAGCAATGCGTGACCGGCAGGATATTGTTAATAAAATTAAAGAATCACTGGTAAAGGTCTATAATCCGAGTTCGATCTATATTTTCGTGTCATATGCCTGGGGAACACCCGATGAGGATAGTGACCTTGATTTTGCTGTAATTGTCCCGGACTCGGATTTGACAATGGCTGAAAGAATTCGATTATCTTACAAGGATCTATGGGGTATTGGGATTCCAACTGATATCCTTGTTTATACAGAATCCGAGATTCAGGAAAGACTGCAATATAAATCCTCACTTCAATATAAAATCATTCACGAAGGTTCGAAGATTTATGAAGCCGCATGA
- a CDS encoding transposase, protein MAIRFRTALGALIIQEKLGITDEETVGQIREPPYLQYLIGMQGYQDEAPIDPSMPGHLLRSLLGHAS, encoded by the coding sequence TTGGCAATCCGTTTCCGTACAGCATTGGGCGCCCTGATTATACAAGAAAAATTAGGAATTACAGATGAGGAAACTGTAGGGCAGATTCGTGAGCCCCCTTACCTGCAATATCTCATCGGGATGCAGGGGTACCAGGATGAGGCACCGATTGATCCATCAATGCCTGGTCACTTGCTACGCTCGTTGCTCGGCCATGCATCCTAG
- a CDS encoding MFS transporter — protein MKKSSPVKKMSYGVLDLGQNAFLNLIGFHFLFFLTDIQGLSPALAGGALLAGRVWDAVTDPLVGHWSDRTQTRFGRRRPFIAAGSFSMVFFLFALFTVPEGLAEFPAFVYVTLFYVLASTSFTLMNIPYQAMLPEITRDFDERTRFIAYRMGFAIIGTLVGAGAVRPLVNLIGARGWSMTAGIIGIMVTATAAITLFSIREPKHDHQEEPMHLFRSLLHVFSRKPFLFAMIPWMIFQLGVAMVQASLRGYFKYIVGSEGLFDFGVLALLLAALGAIPLYVYLSKKIDKKGSYMTGMLWLALLLPVFAYLVPVLPPAAAIALMAVAGLGLGAHYVMPHSLLPDVIEWDAVQTGSRREGAFASIWIFSGKLSQGIAGWLVGLILSFTGYAANTVQSPQAIRGIQLVTGVIPAILIGFGVLVLSAYPISRKYYDGMFATPSSDGDRS, from the coding sequence ATGAAAAAATCATCACCCGTGAAAAAGATGAGCTACGGCGTTCTGGATTTGGGGCAGAACGCATTTTTGAACCTCATCGGGTTCCACTTTTTGTTTTTCCTTACGGATATTCAGGGATTATCTCCTGCGCTTGCGGGAGGGGCTCTGCTGGCAGGGCGTGTGTGGGATGCTGTCACCGATCCGCTTGTCGGGCACTGGTCCGACCGGACTCAGACCCGGTTCGGCAGACGGCGGCCGTTTATTGCCGCTGGAAGTTTCAGCATGGTGTTTTTCCTGTTCGCCCTGTTCACCGTGCCCGAAGGCTTGGCTGAATTCCCCGCATTTGTGTATGTTACGCTGTTTTATGTACTGGCTTCCACATCCTTCACCCTCATGAATATCCCCTACCAGGCCATGCTTCCGGAAATCACCAGAGATTTTGATGAGCGCACGCGATTCATTGCCTACCGAATGGGGTTTGCAATTATCGGCACACTTGTGGGAGCCGGAGCGGTGCGCCCCCTGGTGAACCTTATCGGAGCCCGGGGCTGGAGCATGACCGCAGGTATTATCGGCATTATGGTTACAGCAACCGCCGCAATAACCCTTTTCAGCATCCGTGAACCCAAGCATGATCATCAGGAAGAGCCGATGCACCTTTTTCGCTCCTTGCTTCATGTGTTCAGCCGGAAACCGTTTCTCTTTGCCATGATTCCCTGGATGATATTCCAGCTTGGTGTTGCCATGGTTCAGGCATCTCTTCGGGGATATTTCAAGTATATCGTGGGCAGTGAGGGCCTGTTCGATTTTGGAGTTTTGGCCCTGCTTCTTGCCGCATTGGGGGCAATCCCCTTGTATGTATACTTGTCCAAAAAAATCGACAAGAAGGGCAGCTACATGACCGGTATGCTATGGCTGGCGCTGCTTCTTCCCGTTTTTGCATACCTGGTTCCCGTGCTGCCTCCTGCGGCTGCAATTGCTCTTATGGCAGTGGCAGGCCTGGGGCTGGGCGCCCACTATGTGATGCCCCACTCCCTGCTTCCCGACGTTATTGAGTGGGATGCGGTGCAGACCGGTTCACGGCGTGAGGGGGCATTTGCCTCCATCTGGATTTTTTCCGGGAAGCTGAGCCAGGGAATTGCAGGCTGGCTGGTGGGGCTGATTCTCAGTTTCACCGGCTATGCCGCCAATACGGTTCAAAGCCCCCAGGCCATTCGGGGGATCCAGCTGGTAACCGGGGTGATCCCTGCAATACTCATCGGATTCGGAGTACTGGTTCTTTCAGCCTACCCCATCAGCAGGAAGTATTACGATGGGATGTTCGCGACTCCTTCCTCAGACGGTGATCGTTCATGA
- a CDS encoding HD domain-containing protein, translating into MQGAENLSKEQAHYLLHEAEGHNPGPWVGHSQHVALAAQAIAFHAGMDSLLAYTLGLLHDIGRRNGVYKIRHSIDGYRYLESLGLHHHARISITHCYTLKNMAQYNHMDDFSRSERSFVAKYIREQEYDDYDRLIQLCDFLGLPDRICRVEERIADILSRNPDAGPAHMENMKYKYRLQRHFELRMGMSLQTLFAPEDNAAQPASQ; encoded by the coding sequence ATGCAGGGTGCTGAAAATCTGAGCAAAGAACAGGCGCATTATTTACTTCATGAAGCGGAAGGGCACAATCCGGGCCCCTGGGTGGGGCATTCACAGCATGTGGCATTGGCTGCCCAGGCCATTGCGTTTCATGCCGGCATGGACTCTTTGCTCGCATACACCTTGGGGCTTCTCCACGATATCGGCCGCAGGAACGGTGTGTACAAAATCCGTCACTCCATTGACGGCTACCGGTATCTTGAATCTTTGGGGCTTCATCATCATGCCAGGATCAGCATTACACACTGCTACACCCTGAAAAACATGGCCCAATACAATCATATGGATGATTTCTCAAGGAGCGAACGGAGCTTCGTAGCCAAATATATCCGGGAGCAGGAATATGATGACTATGACCGTCTAATACAGCTCTGCGATTTTCTGGGTCTGCCGGACAGGATCTGCCGGGTGGAGGAGCGCATAGCTGACATTCTCAGCCGGAATCCGGATGCCGGCCCCGCCCACATGGAAAATATGAAGTATAAATACCGGCTGCAGCGGCACTTTGAACTGCGGATGGGAATGAGTCTCCAGACCCTCTTTGCTCCGGAAGATAATGCAGCGCAGCCCGCCAGTCAGTAA